A stretch of the Chitiniphilus purpureus genome encodes the following:
- a CDS encoding TrmH family RNA methyltransferase: protein MDTIVSRHNPLFKQLHRLAGQRRERLRERRTLLDGAHLLQSALDAGWLPERVIVTPQGQANHEIDALLQRAQAPVTLLDPALFAELSELPSPTGVLALVSWPQPPAPRRDGLCLLLDGVQDPGNVGTILRTAAAAGVAQVLLSAGCADVWSPKVLRAGMGAHFLLEIIERADLPAFAARFDGPLAVTLLEGAVDLYRARLDGNLALALGAEGQGVSAELAAHATLRLRIPMAPGVESLNVGAAAAICLYERVRQMGIATAL, encoded by the coding sequence ATGGATACGATCGTTTCCCGTCACAATCCGCTGTTCAAGCAGCTGCACCGGCTGGCCGGCCAACGCCGCGAACGGCTGCGCGAACGCCGTACCCTGCTGGACGGCGCGCATCTGTTGCAAAGCGCGCTCGACGCGGGCTGGCTGCCCGAGCGGGTGATCGTCACCCCGCAAGGGCAGGCCAACCACGAGATCGATGCGTTGCTGCAACGCGCGCAGGCGCCGGTGACGCTGCTCGATCCTGCGCTGTTCGCCGAGCTGTCCGAGCTGCCAAGCCCGACCGGCGTACTGGCGCTGGTGAGCTGGCCGCAGCCGCCCGCACCACGCCGCGACGGCCTGTGCCTGCTGCTGGATGGGGTGCAGGACCCTGGCAATGTCGGCACCATCCTGCGGACCGCCGCCGCGGCGGGCGTGGCGCAGGTGCTGCTGTCGGCGGGCTGCGCCGATGTCTGGTCGCCCAAGGTATTGCGAGCCGGCATGGGCGCGCACTTCCTGCTTGAAATCATCGAGCGTGCCGACCTGCCGGCATTCGCCGCCCGGTTCGACGGCCCGCTTGCGGTGACGCTGCTGGAGGGCGCGGTCGATCTTTATCGGGCGCGCCTGGACGGCAATCTTGCGTTGGCGCTGGGGGCGGAGGGGCAGGGCGTCAGCGCCGAGCTGGCCGCCCACGCCACACTGCGGCTGCGCATTCCGATGGCACCGGGTGTCGAGTCGCTCAATGTGGGCGCGGCGGCGGCGATCTGTCTGTACGAAAGGGTGCGGCAGATGGGGATCGCCACGGCGCTATAA
- a CDS encoding HDOD domain-containing protein, translating to MATLTSDQAATWHSKALPMLQTSRERLLPLARRAERVQPQEVADIVQRDPLLVAQVLRAANQRSRSGLSADVIAIDNAVMLYGVAPFVERFARGPTVEELLAGDETRYRRYRSAVLEIRFAAGLAREFAHRRHDARPEEILAGALLHGIPALLGLLDPTHVVTPAMLPQLLGAWHIPEAVRTLCDEPREAGPRQVLHQAALHLAQDMQHGWWQPALQGRLQVIAQVLQQPIDAVWRVATTQALTCAGRDYAETAGFWPAARWLPMLPGDWPLPAAPASAPLRPDPLAQRLQALHLAGRQGVPANQIVSLVVRALAEGLTMRRIALILLTQDGRLLRTRFTHGAVQDDPLCRLELALDPPTLFSQLLQKPQCVWLRGDKRREWAALLPEHLTTQIGGADFCAMSLFVGDKPLGVLFADRSVEAPLVDGDYQSLRRICQLACTALADSTRRAS from the coding sequence ATGGCAACGCTGACCTCGGATCAGGCCGCCACCTGGCACAGCAAGGCGTTGCCGATGCTGCAAACCTCGCGCGAGCGGTTGCTGCCGCTGGCACGCCGGGCAGAGCGTGTCCAGCCGCAGGAGGTGGCGGACATCGTCCAACGCGATCCGCTGCTGGTGGCCCAGGTGCTGCGTGCGGCCAATCAGCGCAGTCGCAGCGGCCTGTCCGCGGATGTGATTGCCATCGACAACGCGGTGATGCTGTACGGCGTCGCGCCCTTTGTCGAACGCTTCGCGCGTGGCCCCACCGTGGAGGAGCTGCTGGCCGGGGACGAGACGCGCTACCGGCGCTATCGCTCCGCGGTGCTGGAGATCCGCTTTGCCGCCGGGCTGGCGCGCGAATTTGCCCACCGCCGCCACGACGCCCGGCCCGAGGAAATACTCGCCGGTGCGCTGCTGCATGGCATACCGGCTCTGCTCGGCCTGCTCGATCCCACGCACGTCGTGACGCCGGCGATGCTGCCGCAGTTGCTCGGCGCATGGCACATCCCCGAAGCGGTGCGTACGCTGTGCGACGAGCCACGCGAAGCCGGTCCCCGCCAGGTGTTGCACCAGGCGGCGCTGCATCTGGCGCAGGACATGCAGCATGGATGGTGGCAGCCGGCGCTGCAGGGCAGGTTGCAGGTGATCGCCCAGGTACTGCAGCAGCCCATCGATGCCGTCTGGCGCGTCGCAACGACACAGGCGCTGACCTGCGCCGGGCGCGACTACGCCGAGACGGCCGGCTTCTGGCCGGCAGCGCGCTGGTTGCCGATGCTGCCGGGGGATTGGCCGCTGCCCGCCGCGCCGGCGTCCGCCCCGCTGCGTCCCGATCCGTTGGCACAACGGCTGCAGGCGCTGCATCTGGCCGGCAGGCAGGGCGTGCCCGCCAACCAGATCGTCTCGCTGGTGGTACGTGCGCTGGCCGAAGGGCTGACAATGCGCCGTATCGCACTGATCCTGCTCACCCAGGACGGGCGGCTGCTGCGTACCCGCTTCACCCACGGTGCGGTCCAGGACGACCCGCTGTGCCGGCTGGAACTGGCGCTGGACCCGCCCACGCTGTTCTCCCAGCTGCTGCAAAAGCCGCAATGTGTCTGGCTGCGTGGCGACAAGCGGCGCGAATGGGCCGCCTTGCTGCCTGAGCATCTGACCACACAGATCGGCGGCGCGGATTTCTGTGCGATGTCGCTGTTCGTGGGCGACAAGCCGTTGGGCGTGTTGTTCGCCGACCGCAGCGTCGAAGCCCCGCTGGTCGACGGCGACTACCAGTCGTTGCGTCGCATCTGCCAGCTGGCATGCACGGCACTGGCCGACAGCACGCGGCGTGCGTCCTGA
- a CDS encoding class I SAM-dependent methyltransferase, producing MVRLLALQAAAALLTWAVFAQLGLAAAPWPFALGCAVLAMLSAPALHHGRWWRVIHFVFPLATTATLQLALPAWFWLAAFALLAVVYGGVLKSGVPLYLSNRHALAHLGRCLPAGARFVDLGAGTGTVLAWLVRHRPDVRACGVEAAWLPWLIGRLRFAARRDVQWVREDLFAHPLADYDVVYAYLSPVAMPALWQKLRRELPHGALFISNSFAIPDQPPLERIAVGDWKRSELLVWQR from the coding sequence ATGGTGCGCCTCCTGGCGCTGCAGGCGGCGGCGGCCCTGTTGACCTGGGCAGTCTTTGCCCAGCTCGGACTGGCAGCGGCCCCCTGGCCGTTCGCGTTGGGGTGTGCGGTGCTTGCGATGCTGTCCGCGCCGGCCCTGCACCACGGGCGCTGGTGGCGCGTCATCCATTTTGTGTTTCCGCTGGCCACGACGGCAACGCTGCAGTTGGCCCTGCCGGCCTGGTTCTGGCTTGCCGCCTTCGCGCTCCTGGCGGTGGTGTACGGCGGCGTGCTCAAGAGCGGCGTGCCGCTGTATCTGAGCAACCGGCACGCGCTGGCGCACCTGGGCCGCTGCCTGCCTGCCGGGGCGCGCTTCGTCGATCTGGGTGCCGGCACCGGTACGGTGCTTGCCTGGCTGGTGCGCCATCGGCCCGACGTGCGTGCCTGCGGCGTCGAGGCCGCCTGGCTGCCCTGGCTGATCGGCCGGCTGCGCTTTGCGGCGCGACGCGACGTGCAATGGGTGCGCGAGGATCTCTTTGCCCATCCGCTGGCGGATTACGATGTGGTCTACGCCTACCTGTCGCCGGTGGCGATGCCGGCGCTGTGGCAAAAGCTCAGGCGCGAACTGCCGCACGGTGCACTCTTCATCAGCAACAGCTTTGCCATCCCCGACCAGCCGCCGCTGGAGCGCATCGCGGTGGGTGATTGGAAGCGCAGCGAACTGCTGGTATGGCAACGCTGA
- the motB gene encoding flagellar motor protein MotB, with amino-acid sequence MSDDSQRPIIVKRIKKGGHGHHGGAWKIAYADFVTAMMAFFLLMWLLGSVSKGNLKGIADYFNNPFKVASQGGSGAGAAESLIQGGGRDLTQDAGQMKKGGNEETEIARDRKRLSELKRKFETMINDKAQQNTKLAQFKSQLRLDMVAEGLRIQIVDAQSRPMFKSGSSELEPYARDVLHEISQLLNDVPNAISLSGHTDAQQYAGGQSGFSNWELSAERANASRRELIAGGVANQKVLRVNGFAEEVPLDTKNIYNPVNRRISIVVLNKDAEQDIRDQAGMGDDGAASAVAPKAPTQ; translated from the coding sequence ATGAGCGACGACTCGCAACGCCCCATCATCGTCAAGCGCATCAAGAAGGGCGGGCACGGCCATCACGGCGGCGCCTGGAAGATCGCGTATGCCGATTTCGTCACCGCGATGATGGCGTTCTTCCTGCTGATGTGGCTCCTCGGCTCGGTGTCCAAGGGCAACCTCAAGGGGATTGCCGACTACTTCAACAATCCGTTCAAGGTTGCCAGCCAGGGCGGCAGCGGCGCCGGTGCCGCAGAATCGCTGATCCAGGGTGGCGGGCGTGATCTGACCCAGGATGCCGGGCAGATGAAGAAGGGTGGCAACGAGGAAACCGAGATCGCCCGCGACCGCAAACGGCTGTCGGAACTGAAGCGCAAGTTCGAAACCATGATCAATGACAAGGCGCAGCAGAACACCAAGCTTGCGCAGTTCAAGAGCCAGCTGCGCCTGGACATGGTGGCCGAGGGCCTGCGCATCCAGATCGTCGATGCGCAGAGCCGCCCGATGTTCAAGTCCGGCAGCAGCGAGCTTGAACCGTATGCGCGCGACGTACTGCACGAGATCTCGCAATTGCTCAACGACGTGCCGAACGCCATCTCGCTGTCAGGCCATACCGACGCACAGCAGTACGCCGGCGGGCAGAGCGGCTTCAGCAACTGGGAGCTGTCGGCCGAGCGAGCCAATGCCTCACGCCGTGAGCTGATCGCTGGCGGCGTCGCCAATCAGAAGGTGCTGCGCGTCAACGGTTTTGCCGAAGAAGTCCCGCTCGATACCAAGAACATCTACAACCCGGTCAACCGGCGCATCAGTATCGTGGTGCTGAACAAGGACGCGGAGCAGGACATCCGCGATCAGGCCGGGATGGGCGATGACGGGGCTGCCAGCGCGGTTGCGCCCAAGGCCCCCACGCAATGA
- the motA gene encoding flagellar motor stator protein MotA: MFVIIGYIFMSACIFGAYAAHGGHLGVLWQPSEIVIIFGGALGAMIVGFGGKPLKATLKALPSLFKGSKYNKAFYMDLFALQFEILSKVRKEGLMSIEGDVEDPHNSPLFSKYPKVGHDHHVVEFMTDYLRLMVGGNLNAFEIENLMDVEIDAHHHEAAVPAGAISKLADGLPAFGIVAAVMGVVHTMGSLHLPPSELGGLIGAALVGTFLGILLAYGFVGPLATILENKAAEDHTVLSAIKVTLLASLNGYAPQVAVEFGRKALPSAERPSFKELEDFVKNAKSK; this comes from the coding sequence ATGTTCGTCATCATCGGCTACATCTTCATGTCCGCCTGTATTTTCGGGGCGTATGCCGCGCACGGCGGGCACCTCGGCGTGCTTTGGCAGCCCTCCGAAATCGTCATCATCTTCGGTGGCGCGCTGGGCGCGATGATCGTTGGCTTCGGCGGCAAGCCCCTCAAGGCCACCCTCAAGGCGCTCCCTTCACTCTTCAAGGGATCCAAGTACAACAAGGCCTTCTACATGGACTTGTTCGCACTGCAGTTCGAGATTCTCTCGAAGGTGCGCAAGGAAGGTCTGATGTCGATCGAAGGCGATGTCGAAGACCCGCACAACAGTCCGCTGTTCTCCAAATATCCCAAGGTCGGCCACGATCACCACGTGGTCGAGTTCATGACCGACTACCTGCGCCTGATGGTCGGTGGCAATCTCAACGCCTTCGAGATCGAGAACCTGATGGACGTCGAGATCGACGCGCACCACCACGAGGCGGCGGTGCCTGCCGGTGCGATCTCCAAGCTCGCCGACGGCCTGCCGGCCTTTGGTATCGTGGCGGCGGTGATGGGTGTGGTGCATACCATGGGTTCGCTGCACCTGCCGCCTTCGGAGCTGGGGGGGCTGATCGGCGCCGCCCTGGTCGGCACCTTCCTCGGGATCCTGCTGGCGTACGGTTTCGTCGGCCCGCTTGCCACCATCCTGGAAAACAAGGCGGCCGAGGACCACACGGTGCTGAGCGCGATCAAGGTGACGCTGCTTGCGAGCCTGAACGGCTATGCGCCGCAAGTGGCGGTGGAGTTCGGGCGCAAGGCGCTGCCGTCGGCCGAGCGTCCTTCGTTCAAGGAACTCGAGGACTTCGTCAAGAATGCCAAGAGCAAGTAG
- the rnhB gene encoding ribonuclease HII, whose product MLVCGVDEAGRGPLAGAVFAAAVILPDDHGLIGLDDSKKLSARQRESLFAQIQARALAWAIAEASCEEIDALNILHATMLAMRRAVEALATPPQQALIDGNRVPPGLTMPATAIVQGDAKVAAISAASILAKVARDRDLLRLDQCYPGYGFAKHKGYPTAEHLDALARLGPSPVHRRSFGPVRAACAQGRLWDGAQD is encoded by the coding sequence ATGCTGGTGTGCGGCGTCGATGAGGCAGGACGGGGGCCGTTGGCGGGCGCGGTGTTCGCGGCGGCCGTCATCCTGCCTGACGACCATGGCCTGATCGGCCTGGATGACTCCAAGAAACTGAGCGCCCGCCAGCGCGAATCGCTGTTTGCGCAGATCCAGGCACGTGCGCTGGCCTGGGCGATCGCCGAGGCCAGCTGCGAGGAGATCGACGCGCTCAATATCCTGCATGCCACCATGCTGGCAATGCGCCGCGCCGTCGAGGCGCTGGCCACGCCACCGCAGCAGGCGCTGATCGACGGCAACCGCGTGCCGCCAGGGCTGACGATGCCGGCCACGGCCATTGTCCAGGGCGATGCCAAGGTCGCCGCGATCTCGGCGGCCTCCATCCTGGCCAAGGTGGCGCGCGATCGCGACCTGTTGCGCCTGGATCAGTGTTATCCGGGCTACGGCTTCGCCAAGCACAAGGGCTATCCCACTGCCGAGCACCTCGACGCGCTGGCGCGGCTGGGCCCAAGCCCCGTGCACCGCCGCAGCTTCGGCCCGGTGCGGGCCGCCTGTGCGCAGGGCCGGCTCTGGGACGGTGCGCAAGACTGA
- the lpxB gene encoding lipid-A-disaccharide synthase: MSDTLFAPGGKGPRVAIVAGEASGDLLGADLIRAVQRRLPDARFAGIAGPRMIAAGAHSIVPMAKLSVRGYIEVLRHLPELLGIRRRLKRAIVKERPDLVIGIDAPDFNLGLERAAREAGLQSVHYVSPSVWAWRAERLKKIGRAASHVLLLFPFEAAIYREAGIPATYVGHPLAAQFPMVPDQAALRELLDLPEKRLAFALLPGSRVSELEMHAELFVRTAQLLHGRYPEALFLVPLVTRETRRLFEDAIWRLGAQDLPFRLMFGHAHEAMMAADAILVASGTAALEAMLAKRPTVVTYRISRITYWLVRRKLKIPYVSLPNVLAGERIVPELLQHDATPEKLSAQLAAFIEDPEASAALTARFAQLHESLQCGGAEQAAEVIVSLLQKAR, translated from the coding sequence ATGAGCGACACCTTGTTTGCACCGGGCGGCAAAGGGCCGCGTGTGGCCATCGTCGCCGGCGAGGCTTCAGGCGATCTGCTGGGCGCCGACCTGATCCGGGCGGTGCAGCGCCGCCTGCCCGACGCGCGTTTCGCCGGCATTGCCGGCCCGCGGATGATCGCCGCCGGCGCGCATTCCATCGTACCGATGGCCAAGCTCTCGGTGCGCGGCTATATCGAAGTGCTGCGCCACCTGCCCGAGCTGCTGGGCATCCGGCGGCGGCTGAAGCGCGCCATCGTCAAGGAGCGTCCTGATCTCGTGATCGGCATCGATGCGCCTGATTTCAACCTGGGCCTGGAGCGCGCGGCGCGCGAGGCGGGGCTGCAGTCGGTGCATTACGTCAGCCCGTCGGTCTGGGCCTGGCGCGCCGAACGGCTCAAGAAGATCGGGCGCGCCGCCTCGCATGTGTTGCTGCTCTTTCCGTTCGAAGCGGCGATCTACCGCGAGGCAGGCATTCCGGCCACCTACGTCGGTCATCCGCTTGCCGCCCAGTTTCCCATGGTGCCGGACCAGGCGGCGCTCCGCGAGCTGTTGGACCTGCCGGAGAAGCGCCTCGCCTTTGCGTTGCTGCCCGGCAGCCGCGTCAGCGAACTGGAGATGCACGCCGAACTCTTTGTGCGTACCGCCCAGCTGCTGCATGGGCGCTATCCCGAGGCGCTGTTCCTGGTGCCGCTGGTGACGCGTGAGACCCGCCGGCTGTTCGAGGACGCGATCTGGCGCCTGGGGGCGCAGGACCTGCCGTTCCGGTTGATGTTCGGCCATGCGCACGAAGCGATGATGGCGGCCGACGCCATCCTGGTCGCATCCGGCACAGCGGCACTGGAAGCCATGCTGGCCAAGCGGCCGACAGTGGTCACCTACCGGATCAGCCGGATCACCTATTGGCTGGTCCGGCGCAAGCTGAAGATCCCGTACGTGAGCCTGCCCAATGTGCTGGCGGGCGAGCGCATCGTGCCCGAGCTGTTGCAGCATGACGCCACCCCGGAAAAGCTGTCTGCGCAGCTGGCGGCCTTCATCGAAGACCCCGAGGCAAGCGCGGCGCTGACCGCCCGCTTTGCCCAGTTGCACGAATCGCTGCAGTGCGGCGGGGCCGAACAGGCGGCCGAAGTCATCGTCTCATTGCTGCAGAAGGCACGCTGA
- the lpxA gene encoding acyl-ACP--UDP-N-acetylglucosamine O-acyltransferase, with the protein MAFIHPTAVVDSKAELADDVVVGPYAIIGPDVRIGAGSEVGAHVVIGGVTEIGKCNRFHPGGHIGCPPQDKKYQGEPTRLLIGEGNTFFQCVTVSVGTQQDGGETVIGDDNWLMAYMHIGHDCRIGNHVVFANSVTLGGHVHVGDWVVLGGLAAIHQFCVIGAHAMAGGGSIIVQDLPAFAICEGNRAQVRGLNIEGLKRRGFDAQQIANVKRAYKLLYRDGLSYEQAREQIEALASTQPELQPYVDFFALSRRGIIR; encoded by the coding sequence ATGGCTTTCATCCATCCCACGGCCGTCGTTGATTCCAAGGCCGAGCTTGCCGACGATGTCGTGGTCGGTCCCTATGCCATCATCGGTCCGGACGTGCGCATCGGCGCCGGCAGCGAGGTTGGCGCCCATGTGGTGATCGGGGGCGTCACCGAGATCGGCAAGTGCAACCGCTTCCACCCGGGCGGGCATATCGGCTGCCCGCCGCAGGACAAGAAATACCAGGGCGAGCCGACGCGACTGTTGATCGGCGAGGGCAACACCTTCTTCCAATGCGTCACGGTATCGGTGGGCACGCAGCAGGACGGCGGCGAGACCGTCATCGGCGACGACAACTGGCTGATGGCCTACATGCATATCGGCCATGACTGCCGCATCGGCAACCATGTGGTGTTCGCCAACTCGGTCACGCTCGGCGGCCATGTCCACGTGGGCGACTGGGTGGTGCTGGGCGGGCTCGCGGCCATCCACCAGTTCTGCGTGATCGGCGCGCATGCGATGGCGGGCGGCGGTTCCATCATCGTGCAGGACCTGCCGGCCTTTGCCATCTGCGAGGGCAACCGTGCGCAGGTGCGTGGCCTGAACATCGAAGGGCTGAAGCGACGCGGGTTCGACGCGCAGCAGATCGCCAACGTCAAGCGTGCCTACAAGCTGCTATACCGTGACGGGCTGTCCTACGAGCAGGCACGCGAGCAGATCGAAGCGCTGGCGTCGACCCAGCCCGAATTGCAACCGTATGTGGATTTCTTTGCCCTGAGCCGGCGCGGCATCATCCGTTGA
- the fabZ gene encoding 3-hydroxyacyl-ACP dehydratase FabZ: MSIMNIQDILKYLPHRYPFLLVDRVLELELGKSIKAVKNVTMNEPFFIGHFPQYPVMPGVLIIEALAQAAGVLAFKSENKTADSGTLYLFAGIDNARFKRQVLPGDTLTLCVELVAQKRGIGKYTAKAYVGEELAAEGDLMFAERQAPTAQ; this comes from the coding sequence ATGAGCATCATGAATATCCAGGACATCCTGAAGTATCTGCCCCACCGTTACCCGTTCCTGCTAGTCGATAGGGTGCTTGAGCTTGAGCTTGGCAAGTCGATCAAGGCGGTCAAGAACGTGACCATGAACGAGCCGTTCTTCATCGGCCACTTCCCGCAATACCCGGTGATGCCCGGCGTGCTGATCATCGAGGCGCTGGCACAGGCGGCGGGTGTGCTGGCGTTCAAGAGCGAGAACAAGACGGCCGACAGCGGCACGCTCTACCTGTTTGCCGGCATCGACAATGCCCGCTTCAAACGGCAGGTGCTGCCTGGCGACACGCTGACCTTGTGCGTCGAGCTGGTCGCGCAGAAGCGGGGCATCGGCAAGTACACGGCCAAGGCCTATGTGGGTGAGGAGCTGGCTGCCGAGGGCGATCTGATGTTCGCGGAGCGCCAGGCGCCCACCGCGCAATAA
- the lpxD gene encoding UDP-3-O-(3-hydroxymyristoyl)glucosamine N-acyltransferase: protein MRLSELIARLGGVLRGDDVSVDAVASLERAGPGQIAFIAQAKFLDSARASAAAALIAREQDAAALETPCIVTPDPYAYYARVAQLLHPRAPLVPGIHPAAMVDAAAVVHPQAQVGPGAVIEAGARIGAGSVIGAQAYVGEGACIGEGCVLHPRVVVAAGCELGDRVIVHPGAVIGSDGFGNAWAHDHWEKIPQLGRVRIGHDVEIGANTTIDRGALDDTVIGDGARLDNLIQVAHNVQIGEHTAIAGCVGIAGSARIGARCQIGGAAMISGHLSICDGVVVLGGTLVAKTIHRPGVYSGSYPMQGHADWLKNAAQLRHLDQLVERVKFLEKKLATLAPPAGEQA, encoded by the coding sequence ATGCGCCTCTCCGAACTCATTGCAAGGCTGGGTGGCGTGCTGCGAGGCGACGATGTCAGCGTCGATGCGGTCGCGAGCCTGGAGCGGGCGGGGCCCGGCCAGATCGCATTCATCGCCCAGGCCAAATTCCTCGATAGTGCCCGCGCTAGCGCCGCCGCCGCACTGATTGCGCGCGAGCAGGACGCGGCTGCGCTTGAGACACCCTGCATCGTCACCCCCGATCCTTACGCCTACTACGCCCGCGTGGCGCAGCTGCTGCATCCGCGTGCACCGCTGGTGCCCGGCATCCATCCCGCCGCCATGGTCGATGCCGCCGCGGTGGTGCATCCGCAGGCGCAGGTCGGGCCTGGGGCGGTGATCGAAGCCGGGGCGCGCATCGGTGCAGGTTCGGTGATCGGCGCCCAGGCCTATGTGGGGGAGGGCGCGTGCATCGGCGAAGGTTGCGTGTTGCATCCGCGGGTGGTGGTGGCGGCCGGCTGCGAGCTGGGTGACCGCGTCATCGTCCACCCTGGTGCGGTCATCGGTTCGGATGGCTTTGGCAACGCCTGGGCACATGATCATTGGGAGAAGATCCCGCAACTGGGGCGGGTGCGCATCGGCCATGATGTCGAGATCGGTGCCAATACCACCATCGACCGGGGCGCGCTCGACGATACCGTGATCGGCGACGGTGCGCGCCTGGACAATCTGATCCAGGTAGCCCACAACGTCCAGATCGGCGAGCACACGGCGATCGCCGGATGCGTCGGCATCGCGGGCTCGGCACGGATCGGTGCGCGTTGCCAGATCGGCGGCGCGGCGATGATCAGCGGCCATCTGAGCATCTGTGACGGCGTGGTCGTGCTTGGCGGCACGCTGGTGGCCAAGACCATACACCGTCCTGGCGTCTATTCCGGCTCCTATCCGATGCAGGGCCATGCCGACTGGCTGAAGAATGCGGCGCAGCTGCGCCATCTGGACCAATTGGTTGAACGCGTGAAGTTTCTTGAAAAAAAACTGGCGACGCTGGCGCCGCCCGCGGGGGAACAAGCATGA
- a CDS encoding OmpH family outer membrane protein yields the protein MKHCIASMIGVLLMMVSAVASAELKIGVVDTERILRESAPAIRATKRLEKEFEVRRQELQKVSAQGKALQQGMEKNSLPELERKARERELVRLNQDFLRMQRELNEDLNARRNEELAGLQERVNNAIQQIANGEKYDLILQEAAWRNPKIDITDKVLKLLADK from the coding sequence ATGAAGCACTGTATCGCAAGCATGATCGGCGTGTTGTTGATGATGGTTTCCGCTGTCGCCAGCGCCGAGCTCAAGATCGGCGTGGTCGATACCGAACGCATCCTGCGCGAGTCGGCTCCGGCCATCCGTGCCACCAAGCGGCTGGAGAAGGAGTTCGAAGTGCGGCGCCAGGAATTGCAGAAGGTGTCGGCGCAGGGCAAGGCGCTGCAGCAGGGCATGGAAAAGAACAGCCTGCCCGAGCTTGAGCGCAAGGCGCGCGAGCGCGAGCTGGTCCGCCTGAACCAGGATTTCCTGCGGATGCAGCGCGAACTGAACGAGGACCTCAATGCCCGCCGCAACGAGGAGCTTGCCGGCTTGCAAGAGCGCGTCAACAACGCGATCCAGCAGATCGCCAACGGTGAGAAATACGACCTGATCCTGCAGGAAGCGGCCTGGCGCAACCCGAAGATCGACATCACCGACAAAGTGCTCAAGCTGTTGGCCGACAAGTGA